AACCAAATGAGCGCCCCTCTCCCCTGCCCCTCTCCCGAACGGAGAGGGGTCTGGGGTGAGGGATTCGTCCACTTCACTTCTTCGCGAGCACGTCCTTCAGGCGAGAGATCTTCTCGTCCTTGCCGAGCGACACCTTCGCGACCTCGTCGGCCGTCATCCCGCTCCGGAGCACGCGCGCCTCGTCGCCGATCCCCACGAGCCGGCTGCCCGTGCGCGCGACGATCCACTCGACCGCAGGCGCCTCGCCTTCCTTGCTCATGAAGCGCACGGCGCCGTCGGCGATCCCCTTCTCCTTCTGCGCCCCGGGGCCCTTGCCGAGCGTCGCGAGCACGTCCTTCGCCTGCTCCACGTCCGCGCGGACCATGACGGCGAACCGATACCGTTTGTCCGCGTCCTTGTAATAACCAAACGCGCCGCCGCCCGTGCTCGGGATGCCCAGGAGGTCCTTGGTCACGACGCGAACGCCGAGCGGCAACCGGTTCGCCTCCGGCAGCGCCGCCGCGGCCGGCGGGAGCGCCGTATCGCCCGGGAGCTTCGCGCCGATCTCTTTCACGAGCGGCGCGAGCAGTTTGTCGCCGAGCGCCTTGATCGCAGGCTCGGCCGCCGCCTCGTCGTTGTACGTGATCTCCGCGAGGTGCGCGCCGCGCCAGAGGTAGGCCGTCCCGAGGCCGAGCGCGGCCGCGCCGCCGCCCTCGATCGGCCGCGGCGTGTCCTCGCCCGCGGGATCACCGTCGCCGACGACGCGCTTCGTGAACATCGCGTACGCGCCCTCGGTCGAGCCGAACTTCGAGAGGTGCACGTCGATCGTCGCCGCGCTGCCATTGCCGTCGACGTACCGGAGCTCGACGACGCGGCGGACGCCGAAGCCTTTGTAGATCTCGCACTCGCCGTCGAACATGTCGCAGATCTGATCGAGCGGGAGGCTGCCGGCTTCGCCGTACGTCTTGTCGCCGCCGTTCGGGTCGAGGCAGAAGTTCGCC
This DNA window, taken from Polyangium spumosum, encodes the following:
- a CDS encoding DUF6599 family protein; translated protein: MIQRHAAFGTLFALALVSACKSDEPRGAAPPPPPAAKPAACAGGGGTLSDAQSAPFFPRTTANFCLDPNGGDKTYGEAGSLPLDQICDMFDGECEIYKGFGVRRVVELRYVDGNGSAATIDVHLSKFGSTEGAYAMFTKRVVGDGDPAGEDTPRPIEGGGAAALGLGTAYLWRGAHLAEITYNDEAAAEPAIKALGDKLLAPLVKEIGAKLPGDTALPPAAAALPEANRLPLGVRVVTKDLLGIPSTGGGAFGYYKDADKRYRFAVMVRADVEQAKDVLATLGKGPGAQKEKGIADGAVRFMSKEGEAPAVEWIVARTGSRLVGIGDEARVLRSGMTADEVAKVSLGKDEKISRLKDVLAKK